The genomic segment AGCACCAGCTCGGCGGCCGCCATGTTCTCGCGCAGGTGCGTCACCGATGACGTGCCGGGAATCAGCAGGATGTTCGGTGACCGCTGCAGCAGCCAGGCCAACGCCACCTGCTTCCCCGTGGCCCCCAGCGCCGCCGCCACCTCGTCCAGCGCCGCCGACTGCAGCGGGCTCCAGCCGCCCAGCGGGAAGAACGGCACGTACCCGATCCCGTCGGCGGCCAGCGTGTCGATCAGGGCGTCGTCGTCGCGGTGGGCCAGGTTGTACTGGTTCTGCACGAAGATGATCGGCCCGATCCGCCGCGCCTCGGCCACCTGGGCGGCCGTGACGTTCGACAGGCCCAGATGCCGGACCAGCCCCTCCTTCTGCAGGGAGACCATTTCCCCGTACGCCGCAGCGACCGAGCCGGGTCCGCCGACGCGCAGGTTGGCCGCGTCCAGCGTGTCCAGTCCGAGCCGGGTCAGGTTGGCCTCGACCTGGGCCCGCAGGTCGTGTGCCGACGGTTCCCACGAACCCGACGGGCCGCGGCGGAACCCGACCTTCGTGACGATGCGCAGCGACGGGTCGTACGGGTGCAGGGCTTCCCGGATGACCTCGTTGGTGATGGCGGGACCGTAGTAGTCGCTGGTGTCGATGTGCGTGACACCCAGGTCGACGGCGGTGCGCAGGACCCGCACGGCCTCGGCCCGGTCTCGCGGCGGCCCGAAGGCGTTGGGCCCGGCCAGTTGCATGGCGCCGTAGCCCATGCGGCCCACCTCGAAGTCGTCCGCGAGTCGCAGTGGTGTGTTCATGACCTCGATCTTCGGCCCGCGGCGGCGGCCCGGGGAGTTACAGGTTGTACCACCATGGGGTGATGAACGAACTCGGCGCCGTCCTGCGGGCCTGGCGCGACAGGCGGGGCCCGGAGGGGCACGATCCGGCGCGGCGGGTGCCGGGGCTGCGCCGCGAGGAGCTGGCCACGCTGGCCGGCATTTCGATCGAGTACGTGGTCCGGCTCGAGCAGGGCCGCGCCC from the Paractinoplanes abujensis genome contains:
- a CDS encoding oxidoreductase; this translates as MNTPLRLADDFEVGRMGYGAMQLAGPNAFGPPRDRAEAVRVLRTAVDLGVTHIDTSDYYGPAITNEVIREALHPYDPSLRIVTKVGFRRGPSGSWEPSAHDLRAQVEANLTRLGLDTLDAANLRVGGPGSVAAAYGEMVSLQKEGLVRHLGLSNVTAAQVAEARRIGPIIFVQNQYNLAHRDDDALIDTLAADGIGYVPFFPLGGWSPLQSAALDEVAAALGATGKQVALAWLLQRSPNILLIPGTSSVTHLRENMAAAELVLPPDAFARLSG